From a region of the Desulfuromonadaceae bacterium genome:
- a CDS encoding DUF3373 domain-containing protein, producing the protein RGEVYEAYYIFDVNPRMSIKLGGLFYDYAYTGSGSPVGAPQKIDDVLAGTAFNMLPVVDTAWDANLALTVKF; encoded by the coding sequence CGGGGCGAAGTTTACGAAGCGTATTATATTTTTGATGTCAATCCGCGTATGTCGATCAAACTTGGCGGGCTGTTCTATGACTACGCGTATACCGGCAGTGGTTCGCCGGTTGGTGCGCCACAAAAAATTGATGATGTCCTTGCCGGGACAGCATTCAACATGCTGCCGGTTGTGGACACCGCGTGGGATGCAAACCTGGCGCTGACCGTTAAATTTTAA